A portion of the Physeter macrocephalus isolate SW-GA chromosome 15, ASM283717v5, whole genome shotgun sequence genome contains these proteins:
- the LRRC14 gene encoding leucine-rich repeat-containing protein 14 isoform X3 has translation MTGAWLVCPVTASFQQLLQECAHCSRALLQERPSTESMQAVILGLTARLHTPETEAGTQPLCRKHALRVLDMTGLLDDGVEQDPGTMSMWDCTAAVARTCIAQQQGRTAEPGLAPVPVEVRVDLRVNRASYAFLREALRSSAGSPLRLCCRDLRAEDLPMRNTVALLQLLDAGCLRRVDLRFNNLGLRGLSVIIPHVARFQHLASLRLHYVHGDSRQPSVDGEDNFRYFLAQMGRFTCLRELSMGSSLLSGRLDQLLGTLQSPLESLELAFCALLPEDLRFLARSPHAVHLKKLDLSGNDLSGSQLEPFQGLLQAAAATLLHLELTECQLADTQLLASLPVLTRCASLRYLGLYGNPLSMAGLKELLRDSVAQAELRTVVHPFPVDCYEGLPWPPPASVLLEASINEEKFARVEAELHQLLLASGRAHVLWTTDIYGRLAADYFSL, from the exons ATGACAGGTGCTTGGTTGGTCTGTCCTGTCACAGCGAG CTTccagcagctgctgcaggagTGTGCCCACTGCAGCCGGGCCCTGCTGCAGGAGCGGCCTAGCACAGAGAGCATGCAAGCCGTGATCCTGGGGCTGACTGCCCGGCTCCACACCCCGGAGACTGAGGCTGGCACACAGCCCCTCTGCAG GAAGCACGCGCTGCGGGTGCTGGACATGACGGGCCTCCTGGATGACGGCGTGGAGCAGGACCCGGGCACCATGAGCATGTGGGACTGCACAGCAGCTGTGGCCCGCACGTGCATCGCGCAGCAGCAGGGCAGGACTGCAGAGCCCGGCCTGGCCCCCGTTCCTGTGGAGGTGCGTGTGGACCTGCGGGTGAACCGGGCCTCTTATGCATTCTTGCGGGAGGCACTCCGTAGCAGCGCGGGCAGTCCACTGCGGCTCTGCTGCCGGGACCTGCGGGCTGAGGACCTGCCCATGCGCAATACCGTGGCCCTGCTGCAGCTTCTGGATGCGGGCTGCCTGCGCCGCGTGGACCTGCGCTTCAACAACTTGGGCCTGCGAGGCCTGTCCGTCATCATCCCACACGTGGCCCGCTTCCAGCACCTGGCCAGCCTGCGGTTACACTATGTGCATGGGGACTCTCGGCAGCCCTCTGTGGATGGCGAGGACAACTTCCGTTACTTCCTGGCCCAGATGGGCCGCTTCACGTGTTTGCGGGAGCTCAGCATGGGCTCCTCTCTTCTCTCGGGGCGGCTGGACCAGCTGCTCGG CACCCTGCAGAGCCCCCTGGAGAGCCTGGAGCTGGCCTTCTGTGCCCTCCTGCCTGAGGACCTGCGTTTCCTGGCACGGAGCCCCCACGCTGTCCACCTCAAGAAGCTGGACCTGAGTGGCAATGACCTGTCCGGCAGCCAGCTGGAGCCCTTCCAGGGTCTGCTGCAGGCAGCAGCAGCCACGCTGCTGCACCTCGAGCTGACCGAGTGCCAGCTTGCCGATACCCAGCTGCTGGCCTCGCTTCCTGTGCTGACTCGCTGTGCCAGCCTCCGCTACCTCGGCCTCTACGGTAACCCGCTGTCTATGGCGGGCCTCAAGGAGCTCCTGAGGGACTCGGTGGCACAGGCCGAGCTGCGCACGGTGGTGCACCCTTTCCCCGTGGACTGCTATGAGGGCCTGCCCTGGCCACCGCCTGCCTCTGTCCTGCTGGAAGCCTCCATCAATGAGGAGAAGTTTGCCCGCGTGGAGGCTGAGTTGCACCAGTTGCTACTGGCCTCAGGCCGTGCCCACGTGCTCTGGACCACAGACATCTATGGGCGCCTGGCTGCAGACTACTTTAGCCTGTGA
- the C15H8orf82 gene encoding UPF0598 protein C8orf82 homolog codes for MWATCGVLRTWALGLARSRGTRAYGGGGGVSYTQGQSPEPRTREYFYYVDHQGQLFLDDSKMKNFITCFKDPQFLVIFFSRLRPNRSGRYEASFPFLSPCGRERNFLRCEDRPVVFTHLLAAGPEPPRLSYCGGGEALAVPFEPARLLPLASNGRLYHPAPERAGGVGLVRSALAFELSACFEYAPGAPELPSHVRWQGSRFALTMDLAPLLLAAPPP; via the exons ATGTGGGCGACGTGCGGAGTGCTGCGGACCTGGGCCCTCGGCTTGGCGCGGTCCCGGGGGACCCGGGCCtacggtgggggcgggggagtctCCTACACGCAGGGCCAGAGCCCAGAGCCGCGGACGCGCGAGTACTTTTACTACGTGGATCATCAGGGCCag CTTTTCCTGGATGACTCCAAAATGAAGAACTTCATCACCTGCTTCAAAG ACCCGCAGTTCCTGGTCATCTTCTTCTCCCGCCTGAGACCCAACCGCAGCGGGCGCTACGaggcctccttccccttcctctcgcCCTGCGGCAGAGAGCGCAACTTCCTACGCTGCGAGGACCGTCCCGTGGTCTTCACGCACCTGCTGGCCGCTGGCCCCGAGCCCCCGCGCCTCTCCTACTGCGGCGGCGGCGAGGCCCTGGCCGTGCCCTTCGAGCCGGCGCGCCTACTGCCCCTGGCCTCCAATGGGCGTCTCTACCACCCGGCGCCGGAGCGCGCGGGCGGCGTGGGCCTGGTGCGATCGGCTCTGGCCTTCGAGCTCAGCGCCTGCTTCGAGTACGCGCCCGGCGCGCCTGAGCTGCCCTCGCACGTGCGCTGGCAAGGCAGCCGTTTCGCCCTCACCATGGACCTGGCCCCGCTGCTGCTCGCCGCCCCGCCGCCCTGA
- the LRRC14 gene encoding leucine-rich repeat-containing protein 14 isoform X2: MTGAWLVCPVTARWPPARPGTMHTLVFLSTRQVLQCQPAACRALPLLPRELFPLLFKVAFMDKKTVVLRELVHTWPFPLLSFQQLLQECAHCSRALLQERPSTESMQAVILGLTARLHTPETEAGTQPLCRKHALRVLDMTGLLDDGVEQDPGTMSMWDCTAAVARTCIAQQQGRTAEPGLAPVPVEVRVDLRVNRASYAFLREALRSSAGSPLRLCCRDLRAEDLPMRNTVALLQLLDAGCLRRVDLRFNNLGLRGLSVIIPHVARFQHLASLRLHYVHGDSRQPSVDGEDNFRYFLAQMGRFTCLRELSMGSSLLSGRLDQLLGTLQSPLESLELAFCALLPEDLRFLARSPHAVHLKKLDLSGNDLSGSQLEPFQGLLQAAAATLLHLELTECQLADTQLLASLPVLTRCASLRYLGLYGNPLSMAGLKELLRDSVAQAELRTVVHPFPVDCYEGLPWPPPASVLLEASINEEKFARVEAELHQLLLASGRAHVLWTTDIYGRLAADYFSL, encoded by the exons ATGACAGGTGCTTGGTTGGTCTGTCCTGTCACAGCGAG GTGGCCTCCTGCCCGGCCCGGCACCATGCACACCCTTGTGTTCCTGAGCACGCGGCAGGTGCTCCAGTGCCAGCCGGCTGCCTGCCGGGCCTTGCCCCTGCTGCCACGAGAGCTCTTCCCCTTGCTCTTCAAAGTGGCCTTCATGGACAAGAAGACCGTTGTGCTGCGCGAGCTGGTGCACACATGGCCCTTTCCACTGCTTAGCTTccagcagctgctgcaggagTGTGCCCACTGCAGCCGGGCCCTGCTGCAGGAGCGGCCTAGCACAGAGAGCATGCAAGCCGTGATCCTGGGGCTGACTGCCCGGCTCCACACCCCGGAGACTGAGGCTGGCACACAGCCCCTCTGCAG GAAGCACGCGCTGCGGGTGCTGGACATGACGGGCCTCCTGGATGACGGCGTGGAGCAGGACCCGGGCACCATGAGCATGTGGGACTGCACAGCAGCTGTGGCCCGCACGTGCATCGCGCAGCAGCAGGGCAGGACTGCAGAGCCCGGCCTGGCCCCCGTTCCTGTGGAGGTGCGTGTGGACCTGCGGGTGAACCGGGCCTCTTATGCATTCTTGCGGGAGGCACTCCGTAGCAGCGCGGGCAGTCCACTGCGGCTCTGCTGCCGGGACCTGCGGGCTGAGGACCTGCCCATGCGCAATACCGTGGCCCTGCTGCAGCTTCTGGATGCGGGCTGCCTGCGCCGCGTGGACCTGCGCTTCAACAACTTGGGCCTGCGAGGCCTGTCCGTCATCATCCCACACGTGGCCCGCTTCCAGCACCTGGCCAGCCTGCGGTTACACTATGTGCATGGGGACTCTCGGCAGCCCTCTGTGGATGGCGAGGACAACTTCCGTTACTTCCTGGCCCAGATGGGCCGCTTCACGTGTTTGCGGGAGCTCAGCATGGGCTCCTCTCTTCTCTCGGGGCGGCTGGACCAGCTGCTCGG CACCCTGCAGAGCCCCCTGGAGAGCCTGGAGCTGGCCTTCTGTGCCCTCCTGCCTGAGGACCTGCGTTTCCTGGCACGGAGCCCCCACGCTGTCCACCTCAAGAAGCTGGACCTGAGTGGCAATGACCTGTCCGGCAGCCAGCTGGAGCCCTTCCAGGGTCTGCTGCAGGCAGCAGCAGCCACGCTGCTGCACCTCGAGCTGACCGAGTGCCAGCTTGCCGATACCCAGCTGCTGGCCTCGCTTCCTGTGCTGACTCGCTGTGCCAGCCTCCGCTACCTCGGCCTCTACGGTAACCCGCTGTCTATGGCGGGCCTCAAGGAGCTCCTGAGGGACTCGGTGGCACAGGCCGAGCTGCGCACGGTGGTGCACCCTTTCCCCGTGGACTGCTATGAGGGCCTGCCCTGGCCACCGCCTGCCTCTGTCCTGCTGGAAGCCTCCATCAATGAGGAGAAGTTTGCCCGCGTGGAGGCTGAGTTGCACCAGTTGCTACTGGCCTCAGGCCGTGCCCACGTGCTCTGGACCACAGACATCTATGGGCGCCTGGCTGCAGACTACTTTAGCCTGTGA
- the LRRC24 gene encoding leucine-rich repeat-containing protein 24 — MHLSRSQHGEHRPTASELAFLFVSSPNCLNSFPEEKLLILAKLFYQLPPPGGQGQRLDKTVPVAGGSPETSCAHVLHQFTTGTGLTTRVSGGASHRGQTVGRLLRRLQLRGLRPVPQEMAPGAPALLLLLSLLSLPGLPPRAAGCPAACRCYSATVECGALRLRLVPSGIPPGTQTLFLQDNSIARLEPGILAPLASLRRLYLHNNSLRALEPGAFRAQSRLLELALTGNRLRALRVGAFAGLAQLRVLYLAGNQLVQLLDFTFLHLQRLQELHLQENSIELLENQALAGLSSLALLDLSRNQLGTISQEALQPLASLQVLRLTENPWRCDCALHWLGTWIKEGGQRLLSSRDKKITCAEPPRLALQSLLEVSGSSLICIPPSVHVEPLEVTANLGEDLRVACQASGYPQPLVTWRKVAQLREGPPQAQAQPEGGVPGPGGPGASDTGSGMLFLTNITLAHAGKYECEASNAGGAARLPFQLLVNLSQQLLLAPAPPRAGDPVSHESLPEAGGMAFRALGLATQTAIATAIALLALTALLLATMICRRRRRRKKAPGPPGEGALFVNDYSDGPCTFAQLEELRDERGHEMFVIDRSKPLFAEGPAEAAEVATPGIAQGLPQQPPAAYEIRC; from the exons ATGCACCTTTCTCGGAGCCAGCATGGAGAACACAGGCCCACAGCTTCTGAACTGGCTTTCCTATTTGTCTCATCCCCCAACTGTCTTAACAGTTTCCCTGAGGAAAAGCTCTTAATTCTAGCTAAGCTGTTCTACCAACTCCCacccccaggagggcagggccagagGCTGGACAAAACTGTGCCTGTGGCTGGTGGCTCCCCTGAGACCAGTTGTGCCCATGTCCTCCATCAGTTCACAACAG GGACAGGCCTGACCACCCGTGTTTCAGGAGGCGCATCCCATCGGGGCCAGACTGTAGGGAGGCTGCTGAGAAGGCTGCAACTTCGTGGCCTGCGGCCGGTCCCGCAAGAGATGGCCCCAGGGGCGCCcgcactgctgctgctgctgtcgctGCTGTCGCTGCCGGGTCTCCCGCCTCGCGCTGCCGGCTGCCCTGCGGCCTGCCGCTGCTACAGCGCCACGGTGGAGTGCGGCGCCCTGCGGCTGCGCCTGGTCCCGTCCGGAATCCCGCCTGGGACGCAG ACGCTGTTCCTGCAGGACAACAGCATCGCGCGCCTGGAGCCGGGCATCCTGGCGCCCCTCGCCTCCCTGCGTCGTCTCTACCTGCACAACAACAGCCTGCGCGCCCTGGAGCCAGGCGCCTTCCGTGCACAGTCGCGCCTGCTGGAGCTGGCGCTCACCGGCAACCGGCTGCGCGCCCTGCGCGTTGGCGCTTTTGCCGGCCTGGCCCAACTGCGCGTGCTCTACCTAGCTGGCAACCAGCTGGTACAGCTGCTGGATTTCACCTTCCTACACTTGCAG CGACTGCAGGAGCTGCACCTGCAGGAAAACAGCATCGAGCTGCTGGAGAACCAGGCCCTGGCCGGGCTCTCCTCGCTGGCACTGCTGGACCTCAGCAGGAACCAGCTGGGCACCATCAGCCAGGAGGCCCTGCAGCCCCTGGCCAGCCTGCAGGTCCTGCGCCTCACAG AGAACCCATGGCGCTGTGACTGTGCCTTGCACTGGCTGGGAACCTGGATCAAGGAAGGGGGCCAGCGACTGCTCAGCTCCAGGGACAAGAAAATCACGTGTGCAGAGCCCCCCCGCCTGGCACTTCAGAGTCTCCTGGAAGTATCTGGCAGTAGCCTCATCTGCATCCCACCCTCTGTGCACGTGGAGCCGCTGGAGGTGACAGCCAACCTGGGTGAGGACCTGAGGGTTGCCTGCCAGGCTTCCGGCTACCCGCAGCCCCTGGTGACCTGGAGAAAGGTGGCGCAGCTTCGCGAGGGGCCGCCGCAGGCCCAGGCCCAACCTGAAGGCGGGGTGCCGGGCCCAGGTGGGCCCGGGGCATCCGACACGGGCAGCGGCATGCTCTTCCTCACCAACATCACCCTGGCCCACGCCGGCAAGTACGAGTGCGAGGCCTCCAACGCCGGCGGCGCCGCCCGCTtgcccttccagcttctggtcAACCTGTCCCAGCAGCTGCTGCTGGCGCCTGCGCCGCCCCGGGCCGGCGACCCAGTCAGCCACGAGTCCCTGCCCGAGGCGGGCGGCATGGCCTTTCGCGCCCTGGGCCTGGCCACGCAGACGGCCATCGCAACGGCCATCGCGCTCCTGGCGCTCACGGCGCTGCTGCTGGCGACCATGATCTGCCGCAGGCGGCGCAGGCGCAAAAAGGCACCAGGGCCTCCCGGGGAGGGCGCGCTCTTCGTCAACGATTATTCGGATGGGCCCTGCACCTTTGCGCAGCTCGAGGAGCTCCGCGACGAGCGGGGCCACGAGATGTTCGTCATCGACCGCTCCAAGCCGCTCTTCGCCGAAGGCCCGGCGGAGGCGGCCGAGGTCGCAACGCCCGGAATCGCGCAGGGCCTCCCGCAGCAGCCGCCGGCCGCCTACGAGATCCGCTGCTga
- the LRRC14 gene encoding leucine-rich repeat-containing protein 14 isoform X1, whose protein sequence is MHTLVFLSTRQVLQCQPAACRALPLLPRELFPLLFKVAFMDKKTVVLRELVHTWPFPLLSFQQLLQECAHCSRALLQERPSTESMQAVILGLTARLHTPETEAGTQPLCRKHALRVLDMTGLLDDGVEQDPGTMSMWDCTAAVARTCIAQQQGRTAEPGLAPVPVEVRVDLRVNRASYAFLREALRSSAGSPLRLCCRDLRAEDLPMRNTVALLQLLDAGCLRRVDLRFNNLGLRGLSVIIPHVARFQHLASLRLHYVHGDSRQPSVDGEDNFRYFLAQMGRFTCLRELSMGSSLLSGRLDQLLGTLQSPLESLELAFCALLPEDLRFLARSPHAVHLKKLDLSGNDLSGSQLEPFQGLLQAAAATLLHLELTECQLADTQLLASLPVLTRCASLRYLGLYGNPLSMAGLKELLRDSVAQAELRTVVHPFPVDCYEGLPWPPPASVLLEASINEEKFARVEAELHQLLLASGRAHVLWTTDIYGRLAADYFSL, encoded by the exons ATGCACACCCTTGTGTTCCTGAGCACGCGGCAGGTGCTCCAGTGCCAGCCGGCTGCCTGCCGGGCCTTGCCCCTGCTGCCACGAGAGCTCTTCCCCTTGCTCTTCAAAGTGGCCTTCATGGACAAGAAGACCGTTGTGCTGCGCGAGCTGGTGCACACATGGCCCTTTCCACTGCTTAGCTTccagcagctgctgcaggagTGTGCCCACTGCAGCCGGGCCCTGCTGCAGGAGCGGCCTAGCACAGAGAGCATGCAAGCCGTGATCCTGGGGCTGACTGCCCGGCTCCACACCCCGGAGACTGAGGCTGGCACACAGCCCCTCTGCAG GAAGCACGCGCTGCGGGTGCTGGACATGACGGGCCTCCTGGATGACGGCGTGGAGCAGGACCCGGGCACCATGAGCATGTGGGACTGCACAGCAGCTGTGGCCCGCACGTGCATCGCGCAGCAGCAGGGCAGGACTGCAGAGCCCGGCCTGGCCCCCGTTCCTGTGGAGGTGCGTGTGGACCTGCGGGTGAACCGGGCCTCTTATGCATTCTTGCGGGAGGCACTCCGTAGCAGCGCGGGCAGTCCACTGCGGCTCTGCTGCCGGGACCTGCGGGCTGAGGACCTGCCCATGCGCAATACCGTGGCCCTGCTGCAGCTTCTGGATGCGGGCTGCCTGCGCCGCGTGGACCTGCGCTTCAACAACTTGGGCCTGCGAGGCCTGTCCGTCATCATCCCACACGTGGCCCGCTTCCAGCACCTGGCCAGCCTGCGGTTACACTATGTGCATGGGGACTCTCGGCAGCCCTCTGTGGATGGCGAGGACAACTTCCGTTACTTCCTGGCCCAGATGGGCCGCTTCACGTGTTTGCGGGAGCTCAGCATGGGCTCCTCTCTTCTCTCGGGGCGGCTGGACCAGCTGCTCGG CACCCTGCAGAGCCCCCTGGAGAGCCTGGAGCTGGCCTTCTGTGCCCTCCTGCCTGAGGACCTGCGTTTCCTGGCACGGAGCCCCCACGCTGTCCACCTCAAGAAGCTGGACCTGAGTGGCAATGACCTGTCCGGCAGCCAGCTGGAGCCCTTCCAGGGTCTGCTGCAGGCAGCAGCAGCCACGCTGCTGCACCTCGAGCTGACCGAGTGCCAGCTTGCCGATACCCAGCTGCTGGCCTCGCTTCCTGTGCTGACTCGCTGTGCCAGCCTCCGCTACCTCGGCCTCTACGGTAACCCGCTGTCTATGGCGGGCCTCAAGGAGCTCCTGAGGGACTCGGTGGCACAGGCCGAGCTGCGCACGGTGGTGCACCCTTTCCCCGTGGACTGCTATGAGGGCCTGCCCTGGCCACCGCCTGCCTCTGTCCTGCTGGAAGCCTCCATCAATGAGGAGAAGTTTGCCCGCGTGGAGGCTGAGTTGCACCAGTTGCTACTGGCCTCAGGCCGTGCCCACGTGCTCTGGACCACAGACATCTATGGGCGCCTGGCTGCAGACTACTTTAGCCTGTGA